CCTCCCATCGCGGGACGATGTGGGTGTGGAGGTGGTCGTCGATGGAGCCGCCGGCGGCGCTCCCCCCGAGGTTCATCCCGGCGTTGAGGCCGTTCGGGTCGAGCGCCTCGTCTAACGCGTGCATCGTCCGCTGTTTCATCCTGGCGTGGTCCAGCAGCGTCGCGTCGTCGAGGGCGGGGAACTCCCCCTCGTGGACCCGCGGGATCACCATGACGTGACCGGGGTTGTACGGGTAGTTGTTGAGCAGGACGAACGCGCGCTCGCTGCGGGCGACGATCCGGGAGGCGCGGTCGTCGTCGCGCTCGGGCAACACGCAGAACGGGCAGCCGTCGATCGCGTCCTCCTCGGGGTCGCGTTCGACCCACTCGATCCGCCACGGCGCGAACACCTGATCCATACCCGGCGGTCGCCCGCGCGGCTCTTAGAACCCCGTGAGCGCGGGTCGGGGCTGGTCGACGGGAACACGACACATCGGTCGCCGGGCGAACGACACAAAGAGTTATTACACACGTGGTATCTTTATCCGGGTTAGCGTCGTATGCGAACGCGCATGGCGACCCAACCCTCCGAGCCCGACCACGTCACCGAGCGCTGTTCG
This genomic stretch from Halobaculum roseum harbors:
- a CDS encoding HIT family protein → MDQVFAPWRIEWVERDPEEDAIDGCPFCVLPERDDDRASRIVARSERAFVLLNNYPYNPGHVMVIPRVHEGEFPALDDATLLDHARMKQRTMHALDEALDPNGLNAGMNLGGSAAGGSIDDHLHTHIVPRWEGDTNFMPVISDTKVIVEALEDTWERLRDAFAGQEGARVGDDDEAVRIAFE